In Promicromonospora sp. Populi, one genomic interval encodes:
- a CDS encoding FtsK/SpoIIIE domain-containing protein has translation MTRTSMSDGAVRVTLHPGEDVLLRPGARLGDVRAPLAALTRRPELRYTPLTVDGACLADNQVVGERPLLPGAVLQVASTDSPGRTTAARSWPASGGAWTASGGAWLVARVTGPDAGAMVGVDGPWAAARAWVRLRPGGRLAVRRAGGPATWLAPRPEPGLGPGGVPWALALLPAIASLGLAAALRQPLLAVFALLGLVVAVPQLRAARQRAAAHGAVRDRSREVPGPARLLGFAHAALQVSPGAWAAAREAHATAQAVSRAPVPSPVPSAIGVLVGAPVGAPVGAQGRAQDGDAWDQLLHDGAVAVLGPDDLARSVARALVAGLAARGATVRVGAAAPGWCWARWLPDGGPLVLVTDRAPGNDHTRAATASALAGPALDAPAAGFVVSVGAVPPGCRAVVRVLDAHRVRITGPDGAERVTPLVGVTADWAERLARLLAGAAWLGRTSAALHGSAVEPAEQALRPGLLPGLLPDVVPLTRAHDLSTAPGPEAVAARWADARTWAVPLGIGVDGAPVCLDLVRDGPHLLVAGTTGSGKSELLQTLVLGLALTRSPDDLALVLVDFKGGASLGVCPGLPHVVGQVTDLEPGLAARALAGLRAELRRRERILAARSVPDVAALPTGTLPRLVVVIDEFRALADDLPQFLPALLRVAAQGRSLGVHLVLATQRPGGAVGPDLQANVSARVALRVTDALESRDVLDDPAAAHISTATPGRALLRLGSAPPVLLQCARATAPPMAEPPLVRRAPAWLGRTWPDPARPDPARPDRAGTVPVSASAALRGHVPGGPAVPALPDVATLVAEAAREAARALGHVPGAPPWQPPLPRQATGADLPPATRRSRAGLVLALGDDPDLQRRTAVVWDPRDGHLAILGRARSGRTTALITLALAALRQGWAVHGIARDARPLAALRHHPGYGRTIHPDDAAAIAHLLSDAAPAGDRKPVPDGSPDASQERSARTLVLVDGAEDVRGTLPPAALRPGVAFALSADGPSLGGLAARVGPRLVLLSTDRSADVVLGAPVALAGSGGPPGRAAWCGRGDPVLCQVLVPDGPPGRSGISPRSRSPTSRRRPRES, from the coding sequence ATGACCCGAACCTCGATGTCCGACGGCGCGGTGCGCGTGACCCTGCACCCGGGCGAGGACGTGCTCCTGCGCCCGGGAGCCCGGCTCGGCGACGTCCGCGCGCCCCTCGCCGCCCTCACCAGACGCCCCGAGCTGCGGTACACGCCGCTCACGGTCGACGGCGCGTGCCTGGCCGACAACCAGGTGGTCGGCGAGCGCCCGCTGCTGCCCGGTGCCGTCCTGCAGGTCGCGAGCACGGACTCACCCGGGCGTACGACGGCGGCTCGCTCCTGGCCGGCGTCCGGCGGGGCGTGGACGGCGTCCGGCGGGGCGTGGCTCGTCGCCCGCGTGACCGGGCCCGACGCCGGGGCGATGGTCGGCGTCGACGGTCCGTGGGCCGCGGCCCGGGCCTGGGTCCGGCTGCGCCCGGGCGGGCGGCTCGCGGTCCGCCGAGCGGGCGGTCCCGCGACGTGGCTCGCGCCTCGTCCCGAGCCTGGGCTGGGGCCTGGCGGCGTCCCCTGGGCGCTCGCGCTGCTCCCGGCGATTGCGTCCCTGGGCCTCGCCGCGGCCCTGCGCCAACCGCTCCTGGCGGTGTTTGCGCTGCTAGGCCTGGTTGTGGCGGTCCCGCAGCTGCGTGCCGCCCGACAGCGAGCCGCGGCCCACGGCGCCGTCCGGGACCGGTCGCGCGAGGTTCCCGGCCCGGCCCGGCTCCTGGGGTTCGCGCACGCCGCGCTCCAGGTCTCCCCCGGCGCCTGGGCTGCGGCGCGGGAGGCGCACGCGACTGCCCAGGCCGTCAGCCGGGCTCCGGTTCCGTCTCCGGTTCCATCTGCGATTGGAGTTCTGGTTGGAGCTCCGGTTGGAGCTCCGGTTGGAGCTCAGGGTCGGGCTCAGGACGGCGACGCCTGGGACCAGCTGTTGCACGACGGCGCCGTCGCCGTGCTCGGGCCCGACGACCTGGCCCGCTCGGTCGCCCGCGCGCTCGTCGCCGGTCTCGCCGCCCGGGGTGCGACCGTGCGGGTCGGGGCTGCGGCCCCGGGCTGGTGCTGGGCCCGCTGGCTCCCGGACGGCGGGCCGCTGGTCCTGGTGACCGATCGCGCGCCCGGCAACGACCACACGAGGGCGGCCACGGCCTCGGCCCTCGCCGGACCAGCGCTCGACGCGCCGGCGGCAGGCTTCGTGGTCTCCGTCGGAGCCGTCCCGCCCGGTTGCCGCGCAGTGGTCCGGGTGCTCGACGCTCACCGCGTGCGAATCACCGGGCCCGACGGCGCGGAGCGAGTAACCCCGCTCGTCGGCGTCACGGCCGATTGGGCCGAGCGCCTGGCCCGGCTGCTCGCCGGTGCCGCCTGGCTCGGCCGGACCTCGGCCGCCCTGCACGGTTCCGCCGTCGAGCCAGCGGAGCAAGCCCTCCGGCCCGGCCTCCTGCCCGGCCTCTTGCCCGACGTCGTGCCCCTGACCAGGGCGCACGACCTGTCCACGGCACCCGGACCGGAAGCCGTCGCCGCGAGGTGGGCCGACGCCCGCACGTGGGCCGTGCCGCTCGGCATCGGCGTCGACGGCGCGCCCGTCTGTCTCGACCTGGTGCGCGACGGACCGCACCTGCTCGTCGCCGGCACCACCGGCTCGGGCAAGTCGGAGCTGCTGCAGACACTCGTGCTCGGGCTCGCGCTGACGCGGTCGCCCGACGACCTGGCCCTCGTGCTGGTGGACTTCAAGGGCGGCGCGAGCCTCGGCGTCTGCCCGGGGCTGCCGCACGTGGTCGGCCAGGTCACCGACCTGGAGCCGGGGCTGGCCGCCCGGGCCCTCGCCGGGCTCCGCGCGGAGCTGCGCCGTCGCGAGCGGATCCTGGCTGCCCGGTCGGTGCCCGACGTCGCCGCCCTGCCGACCGGCACGCTCCCTCGGCTGGTGGTGGTGATCGACGAGTTCCGCGCTCTGGCCGACGACCTGCCCCAGTTCCTGCCCGCCCTGCTGCGGGTCGCCGCCCAGGGGCGGTCGCTCGGCGTGCACCTGGTGCTCGCTACGCAGCGCCCCGGCGGAGCGGTCGGGCCCGACCTGCAGGCCAACGTCAGCGCGCGCGTCGCGCTCCGGGTCACCGACGCGCTGGAGTCGCGTGACGTGCTCGACGACCCCGCGGCCGCACACATCTCGACTGCGACACCGGGACGGGCGCTGCTGCGCCTGGGGTCGGCCCCACCCGTGCTGCTCCAGTGCGCCCGGGCCACGGCCCCGCCGATGGCCGAGCCGCCGCTGGTACGGCGCGCTCCGGCGTGGCTCGGTCGGACGTGGCCCGATCCGGCACGGCCCGATCCGGCACGGCCCGATCGGGCCGGGACTGTGCCGGTGAGCGCCTCCGCGGCCCTGCGCGGACACGTGCCCGGCGGTCCGGCTGTGCCTGCACTGCCCGACGTCGCCACGCTCGTGGCCGAGGCAGCCCGCGAGGCGGCGCGAGCACTGGGTCACGTGCCGGGCGCCCCGCCATGGCAGCCGCCGCTCCCCCGGCAGGCCACCGGCGCGGACCTGCCCCCGGCCACCCGGCGGAGCCGGGCCGGCCTTGTGCTCGCCCTCGGCGACGACCCGGACCTGCAGCGGCGCACCGCCGTCGTCTGGGACCCGCGCGACGGTCATCTCGCGATCCTCGGGCGGGCCCGTTCAGGACGCACCACGGCGCTCATCACCCTCGCTCTGGCCGCCCTGCGCCAGGGATGGGCGGTGCACGGGATCGCCCGCGACGCGAGACCGCTCGCCGCCCTGCGGCACCACCCCGGCTACGGCCGGACCATCCACCCGGATGACGCCGCGGCGATAGCCCACCTGCTGTCCGACGCCGCCCCGGCCGGCGATCGAAAGCCGGTGCCCGACGGATCCCCGGACGCGAGTCAGGAGCGCAGCGCCCGCACCCTGGTCCTCGTCGACGGCGCCGAGGACGTGCGGGGCACACTGCCGCCCGCGGCGCTGCGACCGGGAGTCGCGTTCGCGCTCTCGGCCGACGGCCCGTCGCTGGGCGGTCTGGCGGCACGGGTCGGGCCGCGCCTGGTGCTGCTCAGCACGGACCGCTCGGCCGACGTCGTGCTGGGGGCACCGGTCGCGCTCGCGGGCTCGGGCGGACCGCCGGGCCGGGCCGCGTGGTGCGGCCGGGGAGATCCGGTGCTGTGCCAGGTGCTGGTGCCTGACGGCCCTCCGGGGCGGTCCGGGATCAGTCCTCGGAGCCGGTCGCCGACGTCACGGCGACGACCGAGGGAGTCATGA
- a CDS encoding WhiB family transcriptional regulator, with translation MDWRHRAACLEEDPELFFPIGNTGPALLQIEEAKAVCRRCDVVDTCLKWAIDSGQDAGVWGGMSEDERRALKRRTARARRAG, from the coding sequence ATGGACTGGCGCCACCGCGCAGCATGTCTCGAAGAAGACCCCGAACTGTTCTTCCCGATCGGCAACACGGGTCCCGCCCTTCTGCAGATCGAGGAGGCCAAGGCAGTGTGCCGTCGTTGCGACGTCGTAGACACCTGCCTCAAGTGGGCAATTGACTCCGGTCAGGACGCCGGTGTCTGGGGCGGTATGAGCGAGGACGAGCGCCGCGCGCTCAAGCGCCGCACTGCGCGCGCTCGTCGCGCGGGCTGA
- a CDS encoding DUF2505 domain-containing protein, whose amino-acid sequence MHLTVDLTFPATIEDVSAMLADESFVRWRAQRSTGSVNGAVEQADVTGTAADGFTVVVRRTLPTDIIPVQARPFVGAHLEIRQAEAWEAASDGRRAGTVAVEILGAPVRVTATAALATLPDGGTRLTYAGEVRATVPLFGTVIEEAAVSAVRTTLETEAEAGRDWLAGKRTGTA is encoded by the coding sequence GTGCACCTGACCGTGGACCTGACGTTCCCCGCCACCATCGAAGACGTCTCCGCGATGCTCGCGGACGAGTCGTTCGTACGATGGCGCGCCCAGCGTTCCACCGGTTCCGTGAACGGCGCGGTCGAGCAGGCCGACGTCACCGGCACCGCGGCCGACGGCTTCACAGTGGTCGTGCGGCGCACCCTCCCGACCGACATCATCCCCGTGCAGGCCCGCCCGTTCGTGGGCGCGCACCTCGAGATCCGCCAGGCCGAGGCCTGGGAGGCGGCGTCCGACGGCCGTCGCGCGGGCACAGTAGCCGTCGAGATCCTCGGCGCCCCGGTACGGGTCACCGCCACGGCGGCCCTTGCCACTCTGCCCGACGGCGGCACGCGCCTCACCTACGCGGGTGAAGTTCGCGCCACCGTTCCCCTCTTCGGGACGGTGATCGAGGAAGCTGCGGTCAGCGCGGTCCGCACTACCCTCGAGACCGAGGCGGAAGCCGGACGTGACTGGCTCGCCGGCAAGCGAACGGGCACGGCCTGA
- a CDS encoding ABC transporter substrate-binding protein → MPSKHGPVRSRTVAPRRAVLATLAAVVLPVTGCGSLLGDSPASPGDDGPITLTVSTFNDFGYTDELLAQYTEANPNVTVEHIVAPTSDEARLQMLKAFTTGDGSELADVVAAEVDWMPELMQHSDLFEDLTDDEVTKRWVDWKVAQATTPDGKLLGYGTDIGPEAICYRADLFEAAGLPTDRTEVAQLLGGDGATWERYFEVGRQFSEQSDVAWFDGATGTFQGMVNQLPAAFEDPATQQPTDLATNNEVRAVYDQITGAIDAGLSAGLAQWSPEWAAGFQSDAFATMLCPGWMMGPIESYSAGVQGWDVANVFPGGGGNWGGSFLAVPSASPYPEEAKKLAAWLTAPEQQTQAFTTAGTFPSQLEAQSSETVQAYTNPFFANAPVGKIFTERAQSINGAPYKGQYYFAIRDEVNTALTAVDTGSVGPETAWNQAVQTVEDLRVQQ, encoded by the coding sequence GTGCCCAGCAAACACGGACCGGTCCGAAGCCGGACCGTCGCCCCCCGACGCGCGGTCCTCGCGACGCTCGCGGCCGTCGTCCTGCCCGTCACCGGCTGCGGCTCGCTCCTGGGCGACAGTCCCGCAAGCCCCGGGGACGACGGCCCGATCACCCTCACCGTCTCCACGTTCAACGACTTCGGGTACACCGACGAGCTGCTCGCCCAGTACACGGAGGCGAACCCGAACGTCACGGTCGAGCACATCGTGGCCCCGACCTCCGACGAGGCGCGCCTGCAGATGCTCAAGGCGTTCACCACGGGTGACGGCTCCGAGCTCGCGGACGTCGTTGCGGCCGAGGTCGACTGGATGCCCGAGCTGATGCAGCACTCGGACCTCTTCGAGGACCTGACCGACGACGAGGTCACCAAGCGCTGGGTGGACTGGAAGGTGGCCCAGGCCACAACGCCGGACGGCAAGCTGCTGGGCTACGGCACGGACATCGGCCCCGAGGCGATCTGCTACCGCGCCGACCTGTTCGAGGCGGCCGGCCTGCCGACCGACCGCACCGAGGTCGCGCAGCTGCTCGGCGGCGACGGCGCCACGTGGGAGCGCTACTTCGAGGTGGGCCGTCAGTTCTCCGAGCAGTCCGACGTCGCCTGGTTCGACGGCGCCACCGGCACGTTCCAGGGCATGGTCAACCAGCTTCCCGCCGCGTTCGAGGACCCTGCGACGCAGCAGCCCACCGACCTCGCGACCAACAACGAGGTCCGGGCGGTCTACGACCAGATCACCGGGGCCATCGACGCCGGGCTGTCGGCCGGCCTCGCGCAGTGGTCCCCCGAGTGGGCCGCCGGGTTCCAGTCGGACGCTTTCGCGACCATGCTCTGCCCCGGCTGGATGATGGGGCCGATCGAGTCGTACTCGGCCGGAGTGCAGGGCTGGGACGTCGCCAACGTGTTCCCCGGTGGCGGCGGTAACTGGGGCGGCTCGTTCCTGGCCGTCCCGTCCGCGAGCCCGTATCCCGAGGAGGCGAAGAAGCTCGCCGCCTGGCTCACCGCACCCGAGCAGCAGACCCAGGCCTTCACGACGGCGGGCACGTTCCCGTCGCAGCTCGAGGCGCAGAGCTCCGAGACGGTCCAGGCCTACACCAACCCGTTCTTCGCCAACGCTCCGGTGGGCAAGATCTTCACCGAGCGGGCCCAGTCCATCAACGGTGCGCCGTACAAGGGCCAGTACTACTTCGCCATCCGCGACGAGGTGAACACCGCGCTGACCGCTGTCGACACCGGAAGCGTCGGGCCGGAGACGGCCTGGAACCAGGCCGTGCAGACGGTCGAGGACCTGCGGGTGCAGCAGTGA
- a CDS encoding ABC transporter substrate-binding protein — protein sequence MLSTTRPTRRTAARTLQVTAGAAAVALALTACGGGSDEGSGEEDGPITLTVATFNDFGYTDEMLDAYTDEHPNVTVEHVKAATTDDARSNMTTKLAAGGEGLADIEAIEVDWLPELTQYPDLFTDLADPELDGRWVDWKVQQATTPDGKIIGYGTDIGPEAICYRADLFEEAGLPTDREEVAELLGGADATWEDYFAAGREFVAESDAAWYDSAAGTFQGMINQLPAAFEDPETGEPKDLGTNTEVEDIYTEIAGSVDDDLSAGLEQWGDDWVAGFQADAFATMLCPAWMTGPIEQNSGGIEGWDIADVFPGGGGNWGGSFLTVPASGENTEAAKELAAWLTAPEQQTSAFETSGTFPSQIEAQDSEAVQSFTNPFFNDAPVGQIFSTRAQAIDGAPFKGANYFAIRDEVTNALNRIDITKSQDTQESWDEAVEKAAALG from the coding sequence GTGCTGAGCACTACCCGACCCACGCGGCGCACCGCCGCCCGCACCCTCCAGGTGACCGCCGGTGCCGCCGCCGTAGCCCTCGCCCTCACCGCCTGCGGTGGTGGATCTGACGAAGGATCCGGCGAGGAAGACGGTCCCATCACGCTGACTGTCGCGACGTTCAACGACTTTGGCTACACCGACGAGATGCTCGACGCGTACACGGACGAGCACCCGAACGTGACCGTCGAGCACGTCAAGGCTGCCACCACCGACGACGCCCGCAGCAACATGACCACCAAGCTCGCCGCCGGCGGCGAGGGACTGGCGGACATCGAGGCCATCGAGGTCGACTGGCTGCCCGAGCTCACGCAGTACCCCGACCTGTTCACGGACCTGGCCGACCCCGAGCTGGACGGCCGCTGGGTGGACTGGAAGGTCCAGCAGGCCACCACGCCCGACGGCAAGATCATCGGCTACGGCACCGACATCGGCCCGGAGGCAATCTGCTACCGCGCCGACCTGTTCGAGGAGGCCGGCCTGCCGACCGACCGCGAGGAGGTCGCCGAGCTCCTGGGCGGCGCCGACGCGACGTGGGAGGACTACTTCGCCGCGGGCCGCGAGTTCGTGGCCGAGTCGGACGCCGCCTGGTACGACAGTGCCGCCGGCACCTTCCAGGGCATGATCAACCAGCTTCCCGCCGCGTTCGAGGACCCCGAGACCGGTGAGCCCAAGGACCTCGGGACCAACACCGAGGTCGAGGACATCTACACCGAGATCGCCGGCTCGGTCGACGACGACCTGTCGGCCGGCCTGGAGCAGTGGGGCGACGACTGGGTCGCCGGCTTCCAGGCGGACGCCTTCGCCACCATGCTCTGCCCGGCCTGGATGACCGGTCCGATCGAGCAGAACTCCGGTGGTATCGAGGGCTGGGACATCGCCGACGTCTTCCCCGGCGGCGGCGGCAACTGGGGCGGCTCGTTCCTGACCGTCCCGGCCTCGGGCGAGAACACCGAGGCGGCCAAGGAGCTCGCCGCGTGGCTGACCGCGCCCGAGCAGCAGACCTCTGCGTTCGAGACCTCCGGCACGTTCCCGTCGCAGATCGAGGCGCAGGACTCCGAGGCCGTCCAGAGCTTCACCAACCCGTTCTTCAACGACGCGCCGGTGGGTCAGATCTTCTCGACCCGCGCCCAGGCGATCGACGGCGCCCCGTTCAAGGGCGCGAACTACTTCGCCATCCGTGACGAGGTCACGAACGCGCTCAACCGCATCGACATCACGAAGTCGCAGGACACCCAGGAGTCCTGGGACGAGGCCGTCGAGAAGGCCGCAGCCCTCGGCTGA
- a CDS encoding carbohydrate ABC transporter permease, which yields MAVLTPQRSTPGSGAPQRGPRRLGFSQRLGRWDVKLSPYLYISPFFILFAVTGLFPLGYTAFVSLHEWSLLGGQGEFVGLQNFTDVLSQPDFWKSLANTLSIFVLSSVPQVIVAVTIAALLDQNLRSATFWRMGVLIPYVVAPVAVSMIFGRLYADQYGLINSLLGLIGLDPVAWHGDRLASHVAIASIVNYRWVGYNALIFLAAMQAVPRDLYEAAVIDGAGRVRQFFSITVPQIRATIIFVVITSTIGGLQIFDEVRMYDATGLGGPDRNWMTTVLYLYDVAWGNQHSLGRASAVAWMLFLLIVVIGMVNFLITRQISTSGTVGKKSKRTSTSTSRGNA from the coding sequence ATGGCTGTCCTGACACCTCAACGATCGACACCGGGCTCCGGTGCACCACAGCGCGGACCGCGCAGGCTCGGGTTCTCCCAGCGACTCGGCCGCTGGGACGTGAAGCTCTCTCCGTACCTGTACATCTCGCCATTCTTCATCCTGTTCGCGGTGACCGGCCTGTTCCCGCTCGGCTACACGGCGTTCGTGTCGCTGCACGAGTGGAGCCTGCTCGGCGGCCAGGGCGAGTTCGTGGGCCTGCAGAACTTCACCGACGTGCTCAGCCAGCCCGACTTCTGGAAGTCGCTGGCCAACACGCTGTCGATCTTCGTCCTGTCCTCGGTACCGCAGGTGATCGTCGCGGTCACCATCGCCGCCCTGCTGGACCAGAACCTGCGCTCGGCGACCTTCTGGCGCATGGGCGTCCTGATCCCCTACGTCGTGGCGCCCGTCGCGGTGTCGATGATCTTCGGCCGCCTGTACGCCGACCAGTACGGCCTGATCAACTCCCTGCTCGGCCTGATCGGGCTGGACCCGGTCGCCTGGCACGGCGACCGGCTCGCCAGCCACGTCGCCATCGCGAGCATCGTCAACTACCGCTGGGTCGGCTACAACGCGCTGATCTTCCTCGCCGCGATGCAGGCCGTGCCGCGCGACCTCTACGAGGCTGCGGTGATCGACGGCGCGGGCCGCGTGCGCCAGTTCTTCTCCATCACCGTGCCGCAGATCCGCGCCACCATCATCTTCGTCGTCATCACCTCCACCATCGGCGGCCTGCAGATCTTCGACGAGGTCCGCATGTACGACGCCACCGGCCTCGGCGGCCCCGACCGGAACTGGATGACCACGGTCCTGTACCTGTACGACGTCGCGTGGGGCAACCAGCACAGCCTCGGCAGGGCATCGGCCGTGGCCTGGATGCTGTTCCTCCTGATCGTCGTGATCGGCATGGTGAACTTCCTGATCACCCGCCAGATCTCGACGTCGGGCACGGTCGGCAAGAAGTCGAAGCGCACCAGCACCAGCACCAGCAGGGGGAATGCATGA
- a CDS encoding carbohydrate ABC transporter permease, translating into MSSVAVTAQTAGPAAAKVAARRRRGAASGSTTRRASWVVYALLGITLLISIFPLYFTLLLGSSDPVEISRNPVPQWLPDLSLFTQFATVIESTQINFWRALANSLIIAVLVSAAVVLFSTLAGYSFAKLRFRGRGPLLVFVIATMAVPTQLGVIPMYILMSDLDWIGKLQAVIVPALVSAFGVFWMTQYLSEALPYELIEAARVDGASMLRTFWSIALPAARPAAAMLGLFTFVQQWTNFFWPSIVLNSENPTLPLVVKSLQSNYFVDYSLVMGGVFLVTLPLLVIFAFVGKQLVAGIMQGAVKG; encoded by the coding sequence ATGAGCTCCGTCGCCGTCACCGCCCAGACCGCCGGCCCGGCGGCCGCCAAGGTCGCCGCCCGCCGCCGGAGAGGCGCCGCCTCCGGGAGCACCACCCGGCGCGCCAGCTGGGTGGTCTACGCCCTGCTCGGGATCACGCTGCTGATCTCGATCTTCCCGCTGTACTTCACGCTGCTGCTGGGCTCCTCCGACCCGGTCGAGATCTCGCGCAACCCCGTGCCGCAGTGGCTGCCCGACCTCTCGCTGTTCACCCAGTTCGCAACCGTCATCGAATCGACCCAGATCAACTTCTGGCGGGCGCTGGCCAACTCCCTGATCATCGCGGTCCTCGTCTCCGCGGCGGTCGTGCTGTTCTCCACGCTGGCCGGGTACTCGTTCGCGAAGCTCCGCTTCCGCGGCCGTGGCCCGCTGCTGGTTTTTGTCATCGCGACGATGGCGGTCCCGACCCAGCTCGGCGTCATCCCGATGTACATCCTGATGTCGGACCTCGACTGGATCGGCAAGCTCCAGGCCGTCATCGTGCCCGCGCTGGTCAGCGCGTTCGGCGTCTTCTGGATGACGCAGTACCTGTCCGAGGCGCTGCCCTACGAGCTGATCGAGGCCGCCCGGGTGGACGGCGCCTCGATGCTCCGGACGTTCTGGAGCATCGCGCTGCCTGCCGCGCGCCCGGCCGCCGCGATGCTAGGCCTGTTCACGTTCGTCCAGCAGTGGACCAACTTCTTCTGGCCCTCGATCGTGCTGAACTCGGAGAATCCGACGCTGCCACTGGTCGTAAAATCGCTGCAGTCGAACTACTTCGTGGACTACTCGCTGGTCATGGGCGGGGTGTTCCTCGTGACGCTCCCCCTGCTGGTGATCTTCGCGTTCGTCGGCAAGCAGCTCGTCGCGGGCATCATGCAGGGGGCGGTGAAGGGATGA
- a CDS encoding GH1 family beta-glucosidase: protein MTTLSFKTGAGLHRVPAPGFALPYTPTTPRTAPSSNTDGAVPFPEGFLWGAATAAYQVEGAAHTDGREDSVWDVFAKVPGAVLNQEDGEVACDQYHRYPADVALMKDLGIKAYRFSTSWARVVPGGREVNPAGLAYYDRLVDELLGADILPWLTLYHWDLPQAIEAESNGWVNRDTAYRFRDYAVTMHEAIGDRVDVWTTLNEPWCAAFLGYTGGQHAPGRQSREDGVAAAHHLMLAHGLAIEALRERATKADPINLGITLNFEIEDPVDPDDPADVDAARRLDGGITRFFADPILRGAYPQDVLEDVREYGLEQHIQDGDLEIISAPIDSLGVNYYHGNAVAAVPPEHPLDGGAPVSRPSSSPFPGGDGAYTHPRGLPVTAQNWEVQPEGLTRLLLRLQRDYTGPRGIALYVTENGSAYEDAVGPDGFVDDQDRLAFIDVHLRAVKDAIDEGADVRGYFGWSLLDNYEWAWGYGKRFGLVRVDFETQERTVKASGRWYGQVARDNIVPELSTTPGQEPGDGGERAVPKA from the coding sequence ATGACCACGCTGAGCTTCAAGACCGGCGCCGGCTTGCACCGCGTGCCCGCCCCTGGTTTCGCCCTGCCGTACACGCCGACGACGCCGCGCACCGCGCCGTCGTCGAACACAGACGGCGCTGTCCCCTTCCCGGAAGGTTTCCTGTGGGGCGCGGCCACCGCCGCCTACCAGGTGGAGGGTGCCGCCCACACTGACGGCCGCGAGGACTCCGTGTGGGACGTGTTCGCGAAGGTCCCCGGCGCCGTCCTGAACCAGGAGGACGGCGAGGTCGCCTGCGACCAGTACCACCGCTACCCGGCCGACGTCGCGCTGATGAAGGACCTGGGTATCAAGGCGTACCGGTTCTCGACGTCGTGGGCCCGGGTGGTCCCCGGGGGGCGCGAGGTCAACCCCGCCGGACTCGCGTACTACGACCGGCTCGTGGACGAGCTGCTCGGTGCGGACATCCTGCCCTGGCTCACGCTGTACCACTGGGACCTGCCGCAGGCGATCGAGGCCGAGTCGAACGGGTGGGTCAACCGCGACACCGCGTACCGGTTCCGCGACTATGCGGTGACCATGCACGAGGCGATCGGCGACCGGGTCGACGTGTGGACCACGCTCAACGAGCCCTGGTGCGCGGCGTTCCTCGGCTACACGGGCGGGCAGCACGCGCCGGGCCGGCAGTCCCGCGAGGACGGCGTCGCGGCCGCGCACCACCTCATGCTGGCCCACGGCCTGGCCATCGAGGCGCTGCGTGAACGGGCAACTAAGGCAGACCCGATCAATCTTGGAATCACGCTCAACTTCGAGATCGAGGACCCGGTAGACCCGGACGACCCCGCCGACGTCGACGCCGCACGCCGGCTCGACGGCGGGATCACGCGTTTCTTCGCGGACCCGATCCTGCGCGGTGCGTACCCGCAGGACGTGCTGGAGGACGTGCGCGAGTACGGCCTGGAGCAGCACATCCAGGACGGCGACCTGGAGATCATCTCGGCGCCCATCGACTCGCTCGGCGTGAACTATTACCACGGCAACGCCGTGGCCGCGGTGCCCCCCGAGCACCCGCTGGACGGTGGCGCACCCGTGTCCCGGCCGTCGTCGTCCCCGTTCCCGGGTGGCGACGGCGCGTACACGCACCCGCGCGGCCTGCCCGTCACGGCCCAGAACTGGGAGGTCCAGCCCGAGGGCCTCACCCGGCTCCTGCTGCGCCTGCAGCGGGACTACACGGGGCCGCGCGGCATCGCGCTGTACGTGACGGAGAACGGCAGCGCCTACGAGGACGCCGTCGGCCCGGACGGGTTCGTGGACGACCAGGACCGCCTGGCGTTCATCGACGTGCACCTGCGCGCCGTCAAGGACGCCATCGACGAGGGCGCCGACGTGCGCGGCTACTTCGGCTGGTCGCTGCTCGACAACTACGAGTGGGCGTGGGGCTACGGCAAGCGCTTCGGGCTGGTGCGGGTCGACTTCGAGACGCAGGAGCGGACTGTGAAGGCGTCGGGCCGCTGGTACGGTCAGGTTGCACGGGACAATATCGTTCCTGAGCTGTCGACGACGCCCGGGCAGGAGCCCGGCGACGGCGGAGAAAGGGCGGTTCCCAAGGCGTGA